Below is a window of Drosophila bipectinata strain 14024-0381.07 chromosome XR, DbipHiC1v2, whole genome shotgun sequence DNA.
caaccaCTTTCAATGATCGACACCGATGTACTGATAACAAATGCTCCAAATACGGAACGCACGCGACATTGAAATTAGCGAAATATAAATTAAGACGTAAGCTAAGATTATGCATTCCTTATCTTCCCgtgtatttttttctcttctctGTTTCTCTGAGATAGATAAAAACGCATTGGCATAAGCATCTATTTAGAATAATGAATTAAAAAGgaaagccataaaaaatgtagcgaaatgaaaaaatgtaCATATTGAACTTTAGGCCCACCTATTTTGCCATTAGAATATATTTGTGTCTGAAactgtttaatatttaaaaatttaactatttcatagtttaaaaaagtttatacaATATGGATTTattatcatttaatttttcggtCACGGTTGACCTTTCTATGGAATTGCCCATATGCtatataagaaaatattttgccaaagttttcactttttggcgccaattaaaaaaaagtcaaaatcagCTGACTTTGCTGCTGCGGAAACACTACAGTGTTGCCACCTACAATTTTTGAACAGTTTTTTTAAATGGGGGTATCtagatttaattattattagctaatttcttataaatttatatcTATTCTGCATATAAGCTAATTTTGAAGTTTAGAAATGGTGATACTTATTTTtatatcccaaaaaaaatttagattcTTCTTGAAGAAAAGATTTTAGAAGAAACTAGAAGTCTTACCAAAGAAGActaattcaaaaaagtcaCCATACATTAAGACTGAGGCAAAACCCAAACATCCTATTTCACTAACTAACGCCATTTAAAATGCTTTAGGTCGTTAAGTTGGTCTcattttatttaggattaatgagacaatattgacGTGTGTCAAACATGATACCATTTATTGtgagttgtaccgaaaaagtggcgtcaaagtctgaaaaacaagacaaaaattcaaacacGGGAGTTTcttatgtaaaatttttatcttttttgttaaaattaattaattttttttcaaaagctacaacatttaactattgaaaaacgtcggaaattttaaaatcggagTAAAATTAcccgtttaggaatttttatgaGCAAAAATTCCCCTAAATTTTGGGGTTATATCcccaatcagttatatggcagctataagatatagtcggccgatccaggccgttccgacttacatatatactgcgtgcaaaagaaagaagggtgtgtgcaaagtttgaagtcgatagctttaaaactgagagactagtttgcgtagaaacagacagacggacagacggtcagacggacagacggacagacggacatgctcatatcaactcaggaggtgatcctgatcaagaatatatatactttatagggtcggagatgtctccttcactgcgttgcacacttttggacaaaattataataccctctgcaagggtataacaagtcctatgaaaagaaatcagttttattatatgtaaaaaaaaaagaattactTATTTTCAATAGTTTCTGATTATATCTCACAAAAAAGTTAATATCAGGCGACTTTAAAAAGCACGCTTTTTAGCAGAAAATGCAGTCTTTGCTGCTTTTGTTGATAATTTTCGATCACATGATAAGTGATGCAATTTATGAAGTCCATAAATACTCGGGACTTTcctccattttttatttaagacaACATTCTTTGTTGAAATATATAGTAGTTTAACActatttatatgtttttttgcGCATTCATAAAATGCATAAGCGTCTTTTAGTACTAAATGTTTGGCTTTTACAACTTTCCAAACTTTCCTTTTAAAAACAGCACCTACTCCATCGACAGCTCCTTTACCATGGGATGCCGCAAAGTAGTTCCATTCGATTTTTTCGCAGCcaaattgtaattttttatgtattaaaaacattaacaaGTTCTCACcgtaaaaatatggaaaaatattttttagtttttgggcTATAAACTCTgtttagaaataaattttcaaccaCTTTCAATGATCGACACCGATGCACTGATAACAAATGCTCCAAATACGGAACGCACGCGACATTGAAATTAGCGAAATATAAATTAAGACGTAAGCTAAGATTATGCATTCCTTATCTTCCCgtgtatttttttctcttctctGTTTCTCTGAGATAGATAAAAACGCATTGGCATAAGCATCTATTTAGAATAATGAATTAAAAAGgaaagccataaaaaatgtagcgaaatgaaaaaatgtaCATATTGAACTTTAGGCCCACCTATTTTGCCATTAGAATATATTTGTGTCTGAAactgtttaatatttaaaaatttaactatttcatagtttaaaaaagtttatacaATATGGATTTattatcatttaatttttcggtCACGGTTGACCTTTCTATGGAATTGCCCATATGCtatataagaaaatattttgccaaagttttcactttttggcgccaattaaaaaaaagtcaaaatcagCTGACTTTGCTGCTGCGGAAACACTACAGTGTTGCCACCTACAATTTTTGAACAGTTTTTTTAAATGGGGGTATCtagatttaattattattagctaatttcttataaatttatatcTATTCTGCATATAAGCTAATTTTGAAGTTTAGAAATGGTGATACTTATTTTtatatcccaaaaaaaatttagattcTTCTTGAAGAAAAGATTTTAGAAGAAACTAGAAGTCTTACCAAAGAAGActaattcaaaaaagtcaCCATACATTAAGACTGAGGCAAAACCCAAACATCCTATTTCACTAACTAACGCCATTTAAAATGCTTTAGGTCGTTAAGTTGGTCTcattttatttaggattaatgagacaatattgacGTGTGTCAAACATGATACCATTTATTGtgagttgtaccgaaaaagtGGCGTCAAAGTCTGAAAAACAAGACAAAAATTCAAACGTGGGAGTTTcttatgtaaaatttttatcttttttgttaaaattaattaattttttttcaaaagctacatttaactattgaaaaacgtcggaaattttaaaatcggagTAAAATTAcccgtttaggaatttttatgaGCAAAAATTCCCCTAAATTTTGGGGTTATATCcccaatcagttatatggcagctataagatatagtcggccgatccgggccgttccgacttatatactgcgtgcaaaggaaagaagggtgtgtgcaaagtttcaagacgatagcttcaaaactgagagactagttcgcgtagaaacggacagacagacagacggaccgacggacagacggacatgctcatatcaactcaggaggtgatcctgatcaagaatatatatactttatagggtcggagatgtctccttcactgcgttgcacacttttggacaaaattataataccctctgcaagggtataaaaagggtaTTCTGACGTCGCTTCCATTCACCTGGTTTTCGgcacagattttttttctctcccttcCCTCTATCTACATCTCTCTAATTGTCTCTCTGTCGCGTGCCTCTGCTCCGAAAATATGACGTAGAAGCTGCGAGAATTATTGTCGAAAACCGAAAGCAGGTAGAAGTTTCGTTTCCCTCTTCGTTTCGGACTTGAGTAAACGAAGcccaatttgtttttgtttttcgaacatGTCGCCAGGAAACGTCGGGGTAAGGAATTTTGGTACTGAAGGGCTGCTTTAGTAAATGTAAATGTATTGGTTTCTTATCTGTTCACATCTTATTGCACCGTTTGTCGAAAAAAGAACGCAAGAAGAGGCATTTAATAGAAAGTTGATATatgatatgtatgtatgtggaaaAAGCTTCATTCGCGTTTGGAGTGGGTTCCGGCGAGGTTCTAGTAAAACAATGGGAACAAATTTGACTGTTTCCATTctaaattttaattagaaattttcgagggttattaaaaaatgaggtattaataaataaaacaagaaaggaaactaacttcgggcggagccgaagtttatatacccttgcagttaaaaccggatatgtatcgcaaacatcggatatagttggccgatccttatgggaatatgaatataaaatccaatttattacaatacttaatctaaaaaaagtcccaaacttctatcttcaaacataccaaagttggtatttttaccaaaaaccatttccggtcgttcagttatatggcagctataagatatagtcggccgatcgttatgaaatttggtaggtcggatcaactgaccgactgactgaaaaatataatctgtaccaagttccagctttctatcttcaaaaacacaaaagttgggtcatttccgatcgttcagttatatggcagctataggatatagtcggccgatcccggccgttccgacttatatactgcgtgcaaagggaagaagggtgtgtgcaaagacACCTCGATTGGCCCTGGAGCGAGCCGCACGAGCTCAAAATCTAGTCTCAAAATCTTGCCACtgttaattttgaaaaactgttgttaaataaataagaaaaaacaaaccaaagcaattacaaattaaaaaaataaaaaaccaaacaaattaaaattaaaaataaagccagtgatttattatttaaaattggaCAAGCTGGACAGGAAGGACAAAATGGAGAACATGAATCAGAAAATGGACAACGCTAAACGGACAACAGAGGACATGGAGCCCTCTTCCTCGTCGACAATGGATTCCTTTCAAAGGGAGTTGCTACACAACTCGCTTTGGCGGTGAGTCAACAAATTCCACAAAATCTTCATCCCCCTACTTGGGCCGTCATCATAGCCTCTCCCTTCAATCCTCGGACGATTCCTGTCTGGTGGTGTGCGGCAAAAATATTGCTAGGCAAAGCAATCCCCCCTCTGACCCCTCTTTGAAGTCAAAGAGCccgccaaataaaaaaattaaaacgacACTTGTTGCACACAAGAATATCACATACCCCcatatacacacacaaacacactcacacacacactgcaaCCTTAACCATTGCGAGGCGGCTCAGTCGCTGCTTAGGCAGGCGGTCAGAGACGAAAGGACACAGGTAGTCCTCATCTCGGAACCATAcaggagcatcccaggaaACGGATGGCTGACAAGCAGCTGCAAGGGTGCGGCTCTGTGGTCAACGGAGACGACTCCACAGGACATTAGGACATCCAGCGAAGGTTTTGTCCGGGCCAAAATAAATGGGGTTACATTTTACAGTTGCTACGCCCCGCCAAGATGGGAAATCTCGCGCTACCAAAGAATGCTACGAAGCCTGGTAGCGGATGCAAGAGGCAGATCGCCTGTGGTCATTGGAGGGGACTTCAACGTCTGGTCCCCGGAGTGGGGAAGCCGAGcaccgaacgagaggggtacCAGTCTACTGGAACACTTTGCGGCACTAGACGTGGTCTTGGCCAATAGAGGCCAAAAGCTGACGTACAGCAAGGCAGGGCGTGGATCTATTATCGACATCACCTTCGTTAGCAGCGCACTAATAAGGAGGTGCAACTGGGAGGTCAGTGATGCTTTTACTTTCAGCGACCACCAGGCCATACACTTTACCCTTGGAGGGGTAAGTAGGAAACGGATTCCCAAGGTGACAGGACCGAAATGGAAGGACTCGCGTTTGGATCGAGAAGCACTCTCGGTAACCCTGCAGACGCTAGACCGGACTTCATCATCCTCCCCGGAGGGAGCAGCGGAAGAACTTTCAGAATCACTATCAGATGCTTGCGACAGTGCCATGCCTAGGAGGAAACCCAGCAGAAGAGGAGCATCAGTATACTAGTGGAACCAGGATATTCAGCAACTAAGGACCGCCTGCCTGCGGGCAAGAAGACGCTTCCAAAGGGCAAGAGGCTCAGAGAACCTAACCACAAGAACGGAGGAGTTCAAGGCAGCTAAGAGGGCCTTGAAACTGGCTATAAAAGCCAGCAAACGGGAATGCTTTCAAAAAATCTGCGACGAGGCGGAGGTGGACCCATGGGGCACAGCCTACAAGGTCGTCATGAAAAGGCTTAAAGGGCAAGAGCACCTAAGACCAACTTGCCCTACACTATTAAGGAAAATAGTGGAGGCTCTGTTCCCGAAGCACCCGCCAAAAAGGGATACTATACCAGCCGATGATGGGGAGCCGTTTACGCCAGTTACGGAGGAGGAGATCCGGAACTACGCAAAAAGGATTAAGGCTAGAAAGACTCAGGACCAGACGGAGTGCCGAATTCCGTCCTGAGGCAGGCCATGCAGGAGAAACCGGAGGTCTTCGCTGAGACCTTCAACAAGTGTCTTCAGCAcggcacttttccaaaaaagtggaagaggcAGAACCTCATTCTGCTGCCGAAAGGGAACAAGGCGACAGACGACCCATCAGGATTCAGGCCCATATGTCTCCTAGACACGGTAGGGAAAGTCCTCGAGATGGCCATAGCTACTCGCGTCTCGAAATTCGCTGAGGCAAAAGGAACGCTCTCGGTCAGCCAGTACGGTTTCCGGAAGGCGCGCTCCACGGTGGACGCCATCAACGCCTTGACCGACACGGCGGAAGCAGCCATCGCGGGAACTCGGTGGAAATGAGGAGATAAGGAGTATTGCGCGATGGTAACACTAGACATCCGCAACGCCTTCAACTCGGCTAAATGAACACGTATCCAACGAGCCTTGTTCTTGGCAGGCACTCCTATTAGGTAGATACCTACAACTAATATCATCCAGCTACCTTTCAGATAGGACACTGCTGTACGACACggacgaaggaccaaaatcctATGAGGTGACTGCGGGGGTGCCGCAGGGATCGGTCCTCGGGCCACTTCTTTGGAACATCATGTACGACGAAGTACTCAGGATCGAACTACCGACAGGATGCAAACTCATCGGCTTCGCGGACGACCTGGCGCTGCTCGTGGTGGCGAAGGAAATCAAGGACGTGGAAACCAATGCGAGTGAAGCAATACGAAGGATATCAACCTGGATGACTGACTCTGGATTGGACCTAGCAGCACATAAAACGGAGGCAGTTCTCTTCACGAGCAGGAAGAAGGTGGAGTACATTACCATCCAGGTGGGCAACTGTTGCATCACCTCAAAGGAGGCAATTAAATACCTAGGGGTAAGGCTGGACAACAGGTTGTCCTACGGAGCGCACGTGGAGTACTCCACCATAAAAGCTGCAAGGATCCAAGGCGCACTCTCAAGGATGCTGCCAAACGCGGGAGGCTCAAAGGAAAGCAGGAGACGCCTTTTAGCCAGTGTCGTCACGTCGGTCTTGCTGTACGCTGCGCCGATATGGGCTGCGTCAGTCAGAAGACATCAGGGGCTTAAGAAAAAGCTAGGGGCATCGTACCGACTAGCGGCCCTACGAGTCATATCCGGATTTAGAACCATATCCGAGGAAGCCGCCCTCGTTCTAGCCGGAATGATTCCCATCGATATTCTGGCTAATGAAGCGGAGGAAATTTACGCAGCCAATCGGCAACGGGGAAGGAACTCATCCCGAGAGGCCATTAAGACGTCAGCCCGACAAGCGGCATTATCCTCATGGCAAGAGAGGTGGGACGCAACGACCAAAGGTAGATGGACGCACAGGCTAATACCAAACATCCAGGAGTGGATCGGAAGGAATAACGGTC
It encodes the following:
- the LOC138925642 gene encoding uncharacterized protein encodes the protein MENMNQKMDNAKRTTEDMEPSSSSTMDSFQRELLHNSLWRSIPGNGWLTSSCKGAALWSTETTPQDIRTSSEGFVRAKINGVTFYSCYAPPRWEISRYQRMLRSLVADARGRSPVVIGGDFNVWSPEWGSRAPNERGTSLLEHFAALDVVLANRGQKLTYSKAGRGSIIDITFVSSALIRRCNWEVSDAFTFSDHQAIHFTLGGQLRTACLRARRRFQRARGSENLTTRTEEFKAAKRALKLAIKASKRECFQKICDEAEVDPWGTAYKVVMKRLKGQEHLRPTCPTLLRKIVEALFPKHPPKRDTIPADDGEPFTPVTEEEIRNYAKRIKARKTQDQTECRIPS